The segment atggagaaatataaaaaaataagaattgagcttccaaatgacaAAGTCATTATACTTCTGGGCATCTCTGCCAAAGGCAAAAATTTCTATTGAAAATTACATTTGTACTTCATTACAGCACTAGTAACAGTAGAGAACATCTGAAAACAATTAATTGACAGcattcaaaatgacaatgagtaGCACAGAATCTTAAACTTAAGAAAAATGCACAGAACAAACATGTATGCATGATAATCGAAGTAGTACATCAAATATGTTACTTCAATacgtattatataaatatttataaacaacggggctgaaatgatagtacagtgggtaggatgtttttgcaggaggctgacctgggtttaatccctggcacatcaAAAGGTTTCCtgaactcctccaggagtgatccctgagcttacaGCTGGAAGTTAAAAAGCTAAACCTTTTtacaaaaaattcaatatttttaaaaaattctaatataCAGTGAAAATACGGAAATAGTTTCATCTCAGCTAGAGAAAGGGTGCAATATTTTCATCAACAGATCTGGTTGAATACTGGTTAGAGTAATGTAGAAAAATggtatatgcatagacacacttAACAGGATCGAACTCACTATGTAGGTGAGGAGGTCTGAATTATAAGAGCTTTTCCCTCATCTAAGTAACAATACCTTACATCATCACCCCAGTTATTGCATAATGCTCTCAGGGTATAGAAATATGAAATTTACTTATGTGAAACATGGGCAGCGAGCATGTCTTTAAATTCAGAACATTCTTCTTGTCATAAATGCAAAGCAATGTCTCTATACTCTAATCATGTGGACACACCCAGTGCTAAGTCAGTGCTCATCCCAACAGCACTCCTACAACTAAACTAAGtggaataaataaagacaaagtaCTGTCCACAGAGCAATTTAGTTTTGGTCACTGAGGCTCTCAAACCAACAATGACTGTAATAATCCCCCTTTGTTGGCAACTTTGTATAACAACTTTTAGGACCAGAGACCTATAAAGTACAAGTTACCATTAATttatacagtaaaaataatggttttctggactgaagctatagtacagcgtttatggcatttgccttgcacacggctgcactgggttcgatttccagcattccatatggtcctcaagcactggcaggagtaattctgagtgcatgagccaagagtaactcctgttcatcaccgggtgtgacccaaaaaacaaaaaaataaaaataaattaaagggttTCATGTCTATTCTAATAGTTTATTATGGCAGTTTTAATAATGCCGTCAGATTTGCTCTATAGAGACTCTTGCTTTTTGACCTCACTTTGAATAAAATATTGGCCATGTAGGGAGACTCATGCACAAGCATTTGAGAGTTTTCTTTAGGAAACACAAGGAGGCATCCAGTCTGCAACCAGCAAAGAGCTAGTGTTCCAGGTCCTACAAGCATCAAGATGTTAATTTTGCTTACAGTCTCAACCTACTTGAAAGTGGATTGTGTTAGTTTCCAGATAAAAACAGAGCCAAGGGGCAGggacccctggcccccagccgcCCAGAGAGACCTTGCGTTTCCTGCTTCTCCATCCAGGTGCACCGACCAGGTCATTCAGGGCAAAAAGAGGGCGTGGTCTCTGTGGTAGTGAGCTTGGCATTCGctgcagggggcgtggtctcccgGAAAATAACAGCAGATATTTTCCCCTGTTTTAGTATACTTCACAGACATATTAATCCTTATTACCTAACTTTGTAGAGATCTCCCCAGCTACCTTAGACAGAGAAGGCAAATAAACCACTAGCCTACTGCAATTGCACCAAATACCGCTGCGCACAAATCCTTTCCAATTACACCAGATTACCATTGAGCACAGGAAGAtatacaagcccaatataaaagaacacatcctctgaaacCTTCTCCAGAAACctcacaaagagagaacagctctagtgaactggaaggtcccacctccttACAACTGCGACAGAATGAAGACACAGTGCAAATCCCTACAGCAAGGTGAAGAGGAAAAGAGTCCAGAAGACTCAGCAGGGttttcccacaaatatgatcgctcctataaagaattcagagaagaaactcTGAGagtgttcatcgaacttaaagaaatagtgcagcagtcagcgaagaaaatacggggagaaatgagagcagaaataaggaaaGATACATTCAtaaatgtcatgaataaaagacttgatagacaaaataaaaaatacagtgggagctctcaacagtagaatggctacacctgaagatagaattagtgagcttaaACATAAGCAGCAGAAATCCCACAGGCTacaattggaaaagacctcaaaatacttctaaggcaaatcagaggcctaggggatgatttcaagaggaataacataagaatcatcagagttctggaaggaaagggaggcaaccctaatgagaaagccagagttaaagaaatcattgctgaaaagttcccagagctggatcaCGCAGAcgtccagatcctaggagcccgaagagtgccagctagaagagaccctaataaaaagactccaatacatatcatagtcagaatgaagGATGCCACAGATAGGGACACAATATTGCAAACAGAAAggccaaaaaaggaaatcacatacaaaggagcaccccttagattcatagcagacttatcagaggaaactctcaaAGTcaaaagacaatggtgggatatagtaaaaaaactcaatgaaatgaatgcctcaacaagaatactctatccagctaagcTTCACTCAAATTCGAAGGAACCATATacaattttatggataaacagcaggtcaggaacttcatagactcaaaaccaaacttaaaagaaggactaaagtggctcctgtaagaaaagaaaaacccctataagcacaacaaacccctacagaaagatggcacaaaactccatgacaataatctctctcaacatcaatggtctaaatgcacccatcaggagacacagagtggcaaaatggattcagaaaatgaacccagcattctgctgcctacaagaaacacatctgaatggtcagagcaaacacagactcaaagtcaaaggatggaaaacaatccttaaagcaaacaactccctcagaaaagcctgagtggtcatactagtatcggacaacatagatttcaggttgaaaaagattagaagggacagcaaaggccatttcttactaatcaaaggatatgtacagcaggaaaaacTCACACTTCTAAATTAtggaaagaatgaagaaacaTATGGCAAGCTTGACTAAGTAGCACTTGGTTTTCAAATGGTTCAAACATTTTTTGTGTTACCTGGTCTAGCCATAAAATCATAGCAGCACAGTCAGTCTTCACCTACCTTTCTACAATAACTCTGGGAATTTAATGACATAAACATAATCATTAATATCCCAAACGCTTTTCTCTAGGTTTTGCATAACTAAGTATTACTAAGTATTACATATACTTAGTACGAAGTATGTAATACTTAGTGTAAAAGAAGCTTCAAGTCTCTGGGCCCCTTGAAACACAGTTGTTTTGTCCCAGtttctaaaactttaaaatttagtttgtgataattgtatattttatttattaagagtATACCggactagagcaatagaacagtgggtagggcgtttgtcttgcatgcagctgacccgggttcaattcccagcatctgatatgggcccctgagcatggccaggggtaattcctgagtgcagagccaggactaacccctgtgcatcaccaggtgtgacccaaaaaagcaaaaaaaaaaaaagaatatttgcagTTTTCACAACATTGGAAGTTAGTGCTCTTATGGTATAAATCTCACATTTAACAGGCTTTAAATTCAATGCGGCCtcctgacatctgatagcctagttctccctctggagaacctggcaggctaccgagagtttactgcctgcatggggaagaacctggcaggctccctgtggcatattcatatgccaaatacagtaacaatgatgggtctcattcccctgactctgatgagcctctaatgcagcaccattgggaagaacgagaaaagaaaggctgataaaatctcagggctaggatgaatggagacattactgggtccactcgagcaaatcaatgatcaacggggatgacagtgatacagtgatacagtgtaacTAATGATTTTCTAAAATTTGTCACAACCCATGAGTGTGACgtgtcattttgtttgtttgttttgatatatAGGACAGATATAAAGGTTATTTACCTGGGAGACATCTCTAGTGAACTGGAAAGAAAGAATTGAAGAGTCATAAAGAAAAACAGTACTCTAGCTACAATCTTCCAAGGAAAGAGTAATAAGATGTGTTGCCCATTATTCCTCCCACCTGTATTATTTAGGTAATTTTGGATATCACATACCATAAGCAGtcttaaacatttttagaaattgaGAGAAAATGCGGTCACGTTCAGACTTAGCATGAAGAGCCCATGAGACATCCTCTGGTGCATTTGACTTCATAGCAGAAATCCTAGAGAAGAAGAGTCCAGAAATTTCATCAGAGCGATATTCCACTGGACTCCATAAAGCCAATCTCCTTCCCTCCTGAATTCAAAGAGCACTCACCTGTCCAAAGTGTCTGTCACATCCTATagtgaaagaaagatagaaattggtATGGAAATATTAGCATTTCATAGAACTTGGATGGGTGGATGTTTCTCTATAATTATATCAAGGAGTAAATGCAATCATTCTACTCCTATGAATTATGAATTCCAAGGGTATAattcatcataaagggaaatatatatatgtatatatacataaatacatacacacatatatacatatatgactctcggagagcccaggaagctactcaGAGTACCGTGCCTGCTCAAAAGAGCCTGTCAAActccccgtgtcatatttgatatgccaaatacagtaagaataacatgtctcattcccctgaccctgaaaagagcctccaatcattgggaaaaaagagtaaggagaggctgctaaaatctcagggctgggacgaatggagacaatactggtgcccgttcaagtaaatcgatgaacaacaggatgacagtgatacagtgatacgtggTGATTCTGATACCAGTTCCTCAGTACAGCATTCCACAGCCTTTTCACATCTGTGGTCCAACACCTGTCTGCATATGATTCCACAGAGTAGCAGTTATATGCATGGTGATAGACAATTGTTATTCAATTTCTCTACCCTTGTATACCTTCAGCAGTAAATGCAGAAAGTTTGAGAGAAACACTAGCCCAGTATAATACCATGACAGTATCTGATAAATCACAgaggattttttctttctttgggaacATGGGGAGTTATTACTTCTACAACCACATAACCTGTGAGCTGTTTGGTGGAAGATCAGGAATTGTCTCAAACTTGTCTCAAATTGTCTCAAACTTGCTCATTAAGCACTTCTTGCAATCAGTGACATCATTTCTTCTGAAGAGATCAGAGTTGACACTGTCACAAAGGTTCTAACAGACAAATTCACATAGAGCCCTGGGAGACTGACTCAGGTGGTGGCAGCAGGTTTGCACTGAGATGAAGGTCTTGCTGTGCCACCTCCATCCCTTGTGAAAATAGAATAAGGAGCTCCAGGCATTTGTCACAGTGTGCAATTTCCTTACTATAGCTAAAACCAGGCCTCATAGTATCTGTTTGAGCAAGATACAGGAAATCAAGAGGAAAATTTATCAATCATTTTGGTGACCGGTTTTAGCCCCCAAGAGTCGACAGGACATTTGACATCAGAAATCTCTGCAAATTAGACGGAGGCCAACAGATTCCTGCCAAAGTTCTCCTAAGATTCCTGAAGAACTGCCATATCTATCCAAGGGGTCTCTTTTGTGATTTACACAAAGACACTCTACAGATCAGCAAGGACACCTGTGTATAGTCATGTGCatctaaacaaaaatattcatttaagttCTCCACACttgtgtgcatttttttctttttggatcacatccagggatgctaataggttactcctatctctgaactcaggaattactcctggccgtccTCAGTggacgctatgggatgctggggattaaacttgggttggccacatgcaaagcaagcgccatttccactgtattattgctctggccctgtgtgcATTTTTGAGAAAGAGCTTCAGACTATTTCTCTAAATTCCTCATGATTTCCTCTGAATGCCCAGGAACTGACGCCTTAACCCATTCCTCCACGTGCACACTCTCACCTGCAGTAACTCCTGGACTGAGCCCTGACATttcctctccagctccaggatgtGTTTGTTCAGTTCCTGGCTTTGTTTCACCAGCTGGGCTTCAATGCCCTGCAGTGTCTTCAGAACCTCCTCTTTTTTATTCTCCAGTCTCCTGAGATAAGATTTCTCCTCCATGTATAGTATCACGTGACACATGGCAAATCTATACATGAAGCGATTTTTTTCATGCAGAAATTCAGACTAAAATGAAGAAAGCATATTCTAAACACAGGgtaatgtttatttttagatGAATAAACAATTAAGATGTAATAGCTTCATTCATGTAAAATTGAACAGAACTTATAAGAGACAGAAAGTCCATCTCTCTCGGGATTGGGGTTTTTTACGATTTGTTGTTTTTTGTAGTGGACTACCCATGACTGTTAAAttgagggaagaaataaaactgactgtcagaaaaaaaacaatattcacacaaACAGATGAGGGCAGAGGTTTGGAAATACATCTTTGAAAACCACTGACCAGTTAAATTTGAGTATAGATTTTTGGATTACATCAACATTACCAGAAAAACTCAGAGCTTCTCTCATGAGCAGTCTGGTCAGTGCAGAAATAGACCTAAGTATCAACTGTATATCTTGTTCACCACTTCCTGATCATCCTCAGGAATTTTTTGAATATGAATTCCACCTGCAGAGACCTTGTTCCTCACAATGATTAGATTCTGCGCATGGAAATTGACAGGCCAGATCCTGCATTGCTGTAAATTCTGAGTGGGAAGTCTGCACCTCAAGCAGGAAAGTACTTTGAGATGTTTAAAGCTTATAAACCAGTGAAGATGAATCTAAGGAAGGAGACCACTAATTCTGCTTGTCCTACCTGATATTCAGAGCCCTCGACAATTACTGTTGAAACGTCAATAAACAGGACTTCAATTCTCATAGTTGTGGCCAACTACGAGTATTAGAAGGAAtaatttggggtttattttttaaagtagatgAGTGAGATTAAAACATCCATTTGTTTTGCCTAATCCTTCAATGTGTCTATTCATTAGAGCAAACATATTTGAGGTAAATGAACTCAAGTTCTTACCtcaactttttctattttctcacttATGTTGCCTTgccattctttatttttgatttcttgaTCCCTTAGGGATGTCAAAGTTTCCTGGAATATTTCCTgaaggaaaaattatttgattaagGTTTATTAATTGGgcattttttcattatatatctcaagagagatcaaaagatgcaaaaGAAGAATGGGTTCTTGGTGAAGCCCTCTGGGGAATACTCACCCTGTAGCCTTGACAGACATCTTCAGCAAGGACCGTGGTGTGTCCTTTGTGCTGTGGTTTCCGCTCACATAACCAGCAGATGAGCTGACCATCGTCTTCACAGAACAGGCTGAGCTTCTCTCCATGTTCTTCACACAGATGTTCCTGCTCCATCTTTTTAATGGTGTCAATGATGCTTTCTAGCTGCTTACTGGGCCGAAAGCTCTCCCTTTGAAACTGTGCCCTACATACAGGACACCAAAAGATTCCCTGTGACAGAGACTGCTGTTGCTCGTTCTCAATATTTTGCATTATGCAAGAACAGCAGAAGAAGTGTCCACAGTCTATGCTTATGGGCTCAGTCATCAGCTGcaggcagatggggcaggtggCTTCCTCCTTCATTGTCTTAGTTGTGCCCGAGGCCATGTTTTTACCTGGAAATCTTTAATATTGAAAATAGAGCTAGAGATCAAGCAGATGAGATTTTTCTTGAAGTGACAGAAAGACATGTCACTTCAACCTTATGGGACTgatattttcagaccatgaatTGGATGTGGACTACAGTAGTACTATCCAAGTGTTTTAGATTAacttcaattttaaatatttaaatatattgtctCATTTTAATGAGACACGTTTCATTTGTCATTTGCTCTGGTGCTGGTCTAACTGGCAGTTCAGAAAGGGAATGGGccataaatacaaaatttttacaGGATAAAATCTGAGAGAAAGAAGCCAGATATTATTCCTCACACAAATTACATATGAACACAatattactgttttttaaataatttaccaaTGACCCAACCAACGcaaatcttttgttttaattaattgctTATAGCTATAAAGCAACACTTAGGAATTAGGGTTGAAAATGAAAAAGACTCAGTGGATCCATATTTGACTAATGAAAATCCCTCTGTGTATTCTACCTACTGCTATCTCCAAAGAACAATAATATCAGTTCAATGAAGCCAGGAAAATCTCTCTAAAGTGATAATGTAATGTAATAGCTACCTTAAAGTTACATTCTCTAATCTTCCCTGATCTGAGGGAGAGATAATTAATTTGAGGGGAGAAGAAGAGTATGTCCTAGAACAGAGCTTCTgaagactcagaaaaaaatgaacctGCATTGTAAAGACTCCTAAGAAGAGCTTATAATCGAATGCCCTCACCAGttatgaataaaatgaataaatgaagcctcaccctctaggagtgatacctgagtgcaaagccagaaataaaccctagtCTAAAGGCAAAAATCATGATCAAAAAGGCAACGGCAATGTAAAGAAACCAGCAGAGGTCCAAAACTCTTCTCTTATGAcaacacctgacaatgcttaCTTGGACACAGAACTTCAAGCAAGGCACTGTGGAAAATATCCATGTATGACCCTTTCCCAAAGTCATTTAGGGGTCTTTATCCTCTGGAGAATCTCACAGTCTCTTCTAAATATGctgtcctttctttttcttcccttataATTAAATTACTTTATGTTAAACCAAACAATAATCTCTTGATAATAGCTTCTAACCACGTGTCAAGAAAGGCGTTCATTATTACTAATTTGGTCTCATGTCTGAGATAAGTATATTTGATATACCCACGTCATAAATGCAATATACCACTTCAGTAAAAACATCTgtgtaaatacttttttttttgctctttgggtcacacccagagatgctcaggggttactcctggatcttcactcaggaattactcctggcggtgcttgggggaccatatgggatgccggggatcaaacccaggtcagccgcttgcaaggcaaaagccctacccactgtgctatcgctctggcccagtgTGTGTAAATACTTCTCAAACACAATTCCACATACATGTGGAAAAATCAACAAcatttattattagagaaatgaaaactcAAATAATGATAAATGTCATGCCCCAGAGAAAAGGGCtgtaaactttttttattttcaaagagttgttcacagcaattgattacattcaatatttcaacaccaatcctaccacctgtACACTTTACCACCACCATTGAGTTTTACCACCAACACCCATGattgccccaaaggcagatgcttagtaatttattttgcattgcttcttATGAAATATtgactaaaaattatccaaaagtTTACTTTACAACAAGTGTacaaaattgttgtatcttatctTGGACCCATTAAACCCTTAAATTAGAGATCGTTAAAATGTTGGTAGATGCATGGGCCTAGCCTCCATCAGGAGTGAAGCTTTTCCAGGACCACATTGCCACATTCGATGCCATGTGACACTCCACAAGATACACTCTGCTCGTACTCCAACAgtactacaccatatttgatgggattcaaagtagaaggcaagcaAACTTAGAGAGAAATAgtatattatttctgttctgcttggggtcagggtttggggttctggatggaaacacgTGAAATATAGTGGTGAGAAGGTATTTTGGTactgggattggtatttgaacattaaatgtaataaaatattgtgaactacttttaaaaataaaaaaattgttaattccctagtgcagagtTAGTAGTAATACCCTagtatt is part of the Sorex araneus isolate mSorAra2 chromosome 2, mSorAra2.pri, whole genome shotgun sequence genome and harbors:
- the LOC101549868 gene encoding E3 ubiquitin-protein ligase TRIM38-like, producing the protein MASGTTKTMKEEATCPICLQLMTEPISIDCGHFFCCSCIMQNIENEQQQSLSQGIFWCPVCRAQFQRESFRPSKQLESIIDTIKKMEQEHLCEEHGEKLSLFCEDDGQLICWLCERKPQHKGHTTVLAEDVCQGYREIFQETLTSLRDQEIKNKEWQGNISEKIEKVESEFLHEKNRFMYRFAMCHVILYMEEKSYLRRLENKKEEVLKTLQGIEAQLVKQSQELNKHILELERKCQGSVQELLQDVTDTLDRISAMKSNAPEDVSWALHAKSERDRIFSQFLKMFKTAYVTVTVDPDTAHNNLLVNKDKDNVTHGSAQVKHETPARFKDLPCVLGCEAFNSGKQFFVIYTVSGPEWDVGVCRENVPRDNCMRRNPESGFWAIRHCKDYGYVALTNPLTPLPLKNVFNIGVFVDYEAGLVSFNDLNTRSHIFTFQKASFSEPIRPYFRIGEDSALYSQPAKKK